GCCAGATCTATTCTGATAGCATCAAGtatggcccttctccaatttagataCTCAACCTGAGaatcagacctatccttttccataattaccttgacaCTAATGACATTACGATCACATGTtgcaaaatgttcccctacacaaacttcagtCACCCTGTCCTTTTTGTTTCCCTAACAGCAAATCGTGTGTCGCACGCTCTCTTGTTGAGACTTAtacagtgtgctgtctttacgacagttatttagtttataatattttcgcttagtaattcattcaatagtattttctagttagaattagaagtgtttaaagtgtattcattgcatgtaaaatatatcggcatgcgatgacgtcacatccggtttcgccgcgtcttgtgggaaaacaccggtttgaaattagcgcgagggtgggggctttccacgaggctcacctgagcacaagcagttttgcaggcatgagaaatcacagtgagagcaacgctgtaagttaatagataatcgatatattgaactaagatattaatgctgatcctgttagaggtaacaacggtagataatgtttatgctttcgttagttaaagagtcgcggatagtttgcatggaagtgtatttaaagtagtcaatggagcaggtaaactctccctgtatactgcaccttagtgtaatgtagttatagtcacctttgcaagtatttacacttgaaatgtgatattaagtaaggaacaaatactgtatcaatcttgtattgttttatcaacagttttcaccatatgttaatgtgaagagtgaacagtaaatggttaatcttactgcgatctggttcttattaactgtggtttatccggacgttaaattcggcgtttcgttacacccgaaggagaacgtgacagtgaaaaagcggcattatcaggtgtttcaagtgctgcaatgtcagctcaatccagcatcaagtcgacgccgcccagcgacaagggcagtaaaccgacatcaagtaagcccacccaggcgttatcaggtgttccaagtgctgcagtgtcagctcgatccgggatcaagtcgatggcgcccagcgacaagggcagtagaacgacatcaagtaagtccacacaggcaagagccaaggcagaagccgccaaggtgcgactgcattacgccaaacaagaggcagttttgaaaatgaaactggccaccaaagaagccgaaagggccgccagacaaagagaagaggctgccagagaaaaagaaaaggctgccagagaagccgaaatccagaaagaaagggccgccagagaagccgaaatccagaaagaaagggccgccagagaagccgaaatccagaaagaaagggccgccagagaagccgaaatccagaaagaaagggccgccagagaagccgaaatccagaaggaaaaggccgccagacaaaggaaagcggccgcccgagaagccgaaatccagttggaaatggcaaaaatatcgacagagttgcaagtgctgcagctagaaagagaagaagctgctgccatggcggaagcaaagtacatagaagaagctgaagggtcgcgtgatctgaccgcagcaagatctactttagaaaggaccagactggaacgcacaagcgactatgtacaatctcaaatagacaggcaggctcgtctcccctctccatacgtattcgataacttccccagctacgaggaacctcagagagtcacgattgcatcacatccatacgaggaaggaaatttaccctcacggctccgtgatgaagtcaagaatgaaagaaccgacaacgctccttcacccccacaacaggacggcggggagggagaggttcactccaggacaacaattgtcagctcgaactgtacagaagtttgcggtcaaactcagtcaagccgttcttgttccgagatctgcctcactaaggtgtaccctaaaggagccaaagacaaggccatcaaagcctatgtgattctggacgatcagagcaatcgttcactagtcagtccagagttctttaaattgttcaacgttgagagtgagcggttcccatactacctcaaaacttgctcaggcaacatggaaacccaaggaaggaaggcagaaggcatccagatcgagtccctggatggtaaagtcgtcatctgtctccctccgctcttagagtgcaatgaaatcatgaataaccgcgctgggatcccgacaccaagtgcggtgctacaccagccgcatctccaccacatcgccaaacacatcccagaactggatccgaaagcagaaatactcctgctattagaaagagatgttatccaggtacacaaggttaggcagcagatcaatggaccactcaacgcccccttcgcgcaacgtctggatctgggctgggtggtgataggagaggtgtgtctcggtgacgtacacaaaccgatggttaacacactcaagaccaatgtgctagagagtggccgccattcaatctttcaaccctgcccgagtgtcccgtgcatcaaagaagcacaacaaggcgttaacaagcgcgaggcaagcgacgagtcgctgggccagtcagtcttcgctctgacgaagtatgacaacaaacttgcacaatcagctcaagataccatttctttaaaaaccaaagacaccaaggtcttcagagatgaagcaaataatggggttgccccattgccaatcagagaaccacgccagcgctcaccagataacaaagagcaggcagtcaaacggttcacgtccttacggaaaacccggaaaagggaacctgagatacagcaacgcacccgattggcccacgaggtactgtgcaccctaatggcagaggtcacagccattataaacgcacaatcattcctacctgtgtcttctgacccagaaaacccctttatactttcgccatcaacgctccttacgcagaaggcaggagcacctcctccaccaggagacttctcagacaaggatttgtacacaaagcaatggagacaagtccaggctctggcaaatcagttctggcctcgctggagacaaaaatatctacctttgttgcaacagagacaaaagtggacagaaccccacaggaatctggccaacggccagaatcactgttacattccctagcggggatggacatgtcaggaagatcgaattgaagactaccgaccaaggcgatgtgaaactttaccaaaggccagttacagaagttattctacttctacccaatgactgattaagagactaagttttgtactctgctcattgtgaccttacgaaggtcaagcggggagtgtgctgtctttacgacagttatttagtttataatattttcgcttagtaattcattcaatagtattttctagttagaattagaagtgtttaaagtgtattcattgcatgtaaaatatatcggcatgcgatgacgtcacatccggtttcgccgcgtcttgtgggaaaacaccggtttgaaattagcgcgagggtgggggctttccacgaggctcacctgagcacaagcagttttgcaggcatgagaaatcacagtgagagcaacgctgtaagttaatagataatcgatatattgaactaagatattaatgctgatcctgttagaggtaacgacggtagataatgtttatgctttcgttagttaaagagtcgcggatagtttgcatggaagtgtatttaaagtagtcaatggagcaggtaaactctccctgtatactgcaccttagtgtaatgtagttatagtcacctttgcaagtatttacacttgaaatgtgatattaagtaaggaacaaatactgtatcaatcttgtattgttttatcaacagttttcaccatatgttaatgtgaagagtgaacagtaaatggttaatcttactgcgatctggttcttattaactgtggtttatccggacgttaaattcggcgtttcgttacacccgaaggagaacgtgacataCAGTATGTACTGATCaagaaaacttccctgaacacatttgacaaactctatctcaTTTAATCCTTCTACAGTATGGGAGTTCCAGCCAATATgtgtaaagttaaaatcacctactaacaCTGCAAGTTGTGGGTGGACTATAATATAATTCCATTATAGCGGCCATACCTTTCTTGCTCCaggttctacccataaagcctcattaGATGAGCTCTCCggtctatccttttccatggcaTTTCCCTGACTAGTTAAGCCACATCTCTCCCTTTAAGTCTtcctgctctgtcacatctaaaacaccCTAAACATTGAGCTGCCTGTCCTGACCGTCCGGCAGCCAGTCTCACCAATGGCTACAATGTGATAAATTCACAAGCTGAACCATGGCCTAAGCTCTTGCGCCTtttctacaatactccttgcattgaaatatacccaGCTCTGCAGCTCAGCTTTTTGATTGCTGTCTTTGTATGCAGGCTTAACAACTGCCTCCACTAACATTCCACTATCTGTTCTTGTAGTTTAGTTCCCAcccttgccccccccccacagcaccagcaaaccttcccactagggtaTTAGGCCCCCCCTcagttcaagtgcaaaccatCCACCCTTCTTTGGAAGAGAACGCAAATgacccaaaaatctgaagcccgcCCTCTTGCACCATCTCCATAGTCATGTGTttaactgtatgatcttcctatttctgcccTCAATAGCATGCTGcatgagtgtggtgaactacatatacctgtctggacatgccccccccccccccaccgctgactgctcctgtggctcctcccacagacccctgtataaaggcgatcgaggcctgagcccggcctctcagtctccaggatgtagtatggtgatcactcactgcttgttccttcttccagtcaataaaagccgatatctcacctttacgtctcagagtgaattattgatggtgcaacaATGAGTAACTTTTCCATATAGATGGCAGCACATGCAAATGCAGCGGCCTCTCTGGGGAAAACCAAAGTTGCTTTTTACTTTGTTTTTCACAATCCAAAGACAATTCTACTCGAAGACCATCCGGTACTGCAGGGCTGCTCCTTCAGTGAGCTGTTCATTGATCGGAGTAGCTGGACTGGTCTCGGTGATGGAGCCACCCGAGATGTTGAAGGAGGAGCCGACCAAGGTGTCGAAGGGGCCAACTGGGATGTTGGCAGAGGAGTCAGTCAGGATATCGGTAGAGCCCGCCAGGATGTTGGTGGAGCCAATTTGGGTATGGGGGAGCTGACCTGGCTGCAGACTGTGTTGCTACCGACTACTTGGAAGCATCAAAATTGGTGCAGTATAACTGTGGGAGACTGTCCCAGACATTTTACTTGCGattgcaagactctgttggacaatGATAATGCAAGTTGCCACCTGTCTATTACTCTTGCCTGGAGGTGGGGCAGATGACGTGAGAGCTGAGCAGCCTCAGTTGtagcgaggactaggcctcaagctcgAGTTTGCCTGTAGCTGCAGACCTGGCAAGCAGATACAGAGGCATTACAGTGTGACATTTGCACTCGGCTGGTCCTGGTTTTTGTTGATGGTGCTGCCCTCCCATCTTCGAGCTGTAGAGTGACAGACAGGATTGTGTGCTGGGAAACTGTACTATTGATTGCTGGACACTgtcgctcagggtcttggactatatatatATGTTATTTTTCCAAGTGAATATTCTTCTTTGCTCACTATACTGAATTATGTTACTCACTATTTATAACATTTCTGgccattttgaatgttttgcaacTTGGCCCCAGAGAAACGCTGTATCTAcatatggtttgaatgataattaaacttgatctgATTTGATTTTGAGTAGCAATCCTAAGATCACAACACTGaaagtcctgtccttcaacttagcacctaactatATGACCACACattgcaggacctcatcaccctatatcattggtaccaatgtggacCATGCTCTAGTTGCCCACCCcaccacttaagaatgctgtggactcagtCTGAGATGCCCTTGACCCTTCTAGccaggaggcaacacactatctGTGAAGCTCCCATCAATCAACCCCCTGAACCTCCCAAATATTCAGGGTTCACCTGGTTTCAGCTCaagctctaaataaataaagaaattgtCAGCAATCAAGAGAGAAATGAATGATTGTGACCCAGGTATGACTCTAATTGTCACAATATGAAATTAATTAACTATCAGCATAGTTTAATACTATAAGaacataataccataagatataggagcagaaataggccatttctgctccgccattttatcaaggctgatccaattttcctctcagctcctatctcttgccttctccctgtgtcccttcatgtactgaccaatcaagaatctaacaatttctgccttaaatatacatacaactttgcctccacagctgtctgtggaaaggaattccacagattcatcactctctagctaaaagaATCCTTCCTCATTTCTAATCTAAAAGGACGCCACTCTGTTCTcaggctgtgtcccctggtgtTAGACTATTCCACCAAAGGAAATatcttccccacatccactctaccaaggcctttaaccattcaataggtttcaataggacacccct
The DNA window shown above is from Hypanus sabinus isolate sHypSab1 chromosome 17, sHypSab1.hap1, whole genome shotgun sequence and carries:
- the LOC132407222 gene encoding uncharacterized protein LOC132407222, which encodes MSAQSSIKSTPPSDKGSKPTSSKPTQALSGVPSAAVSARSGIKSMAPSDKGSRTTSSKSTQARAKAEAAKVRLHYAKQEAVLKMKLATKEAERAARQREEAAREKEKAAREAEIQKERAAREAEIQKERAAREAEIQKERAAREAEIQKERAAREAEIQKEKAARQRKAAAREAEIQLEMAKISTELQVLQLEREEAAAMAEAKYIEEAEGSRDLTAARSTLERTRLERTSDYVQSQIDRQARLPSPYVFDNFPSYEEPQRVTIASHPYEEGNLPSRLRDEVKNERTDNAPSPPQQDGGEGEVHSRTTIVSSNCTEVCGQTQSSRSCSEICLTKVYPKGAKDKAIKAYVILDDQSNRSLVSPEFFKLFNVESERFPYYLKTCSGNMETQGRKAEGIQIESLDGKVVICLPPLLECNEIMNNRAGIPTPSAVLHQPHLHHIAKHIPELDPKAEILLLLERDVIQVHKVRQQINGPLNAPFAQRLDLGWVVIGEVCLGDVHKPMVNTLKTNVLESGRHSIFQPCPSVPCIKEAQQGVNKREASDESLGQSVFALTKYDNKLAQSAQDTISLKTKDTKVFRDEANNGVAPLPIREPRQRSPDNKEQAVKRFTSLRKTRKREPEIQQRTRLAHEVLCTLMAEVTAIINAQSFLPVSSDPENPFILSPSTLLTQKAGAPPPPGDFSDKDLYTKQWRQVQALANQFWPRWRQKYLPLLQQRQKWTEPHRNLANGQNHCYIP